The Flavobacterium sp. CBA20B-1 genome includes the window TTGATTGACTAAATCATCTAAGCATTTTAATACTGAGAGAATCAACAAACTCATCGTAGTCAAACGTTGTTGCCCATCAATTATAGAAAAATTTTTATTATTTGATGTTTGTAAAACCAAATACCCCATGTAATGCTCAATCTCTTCATTTTCAATTAACGACATTAAGTCAAACCACAAATCATCCCATTGTTCTGTTTCCCATGAATAATCTCTTTGAAATTTGGGAATTTCATATCGCAACCCATTACCCATCAATTGGCGATAAGTTTTGTTAGAGGTATCTTGAATTCCTTTCATAATAATAAATTATCCTACTAAGTTAATAATTTTCCCAGGAACGATAATTACTTTTTTAGGCGTTTTACCTTGTAATTGCGCTTGTGTGCGTTCATCGTTCATAATGATTTCTTCGATTTGTGCTGCGGTTAAATCTAAAGGTAATTCTATTTTAAAACGCATTTTTCCGTTGAACGAAACCGGATATTCTTTTGAACTTTCTATCAAATATTTCTCTTCGAATTTAGGAAATGCTTGTTGCGAAATCGATTCGGTGTGCCCCAACATATTCCATAATTCTTCCGCAATGTGCGGTGCATAAGGTGAAATCACGATTGCCAAAGGTTCTAAAATAGCTCGATGGTGGCATTTTTGCTGTTGCAGTTCGTTTACACAAATCATAAACTGAGAAACCGATGTATTGAAAGAGAAGTTCTCGATGTCTTCGGTTACTTTTTTAATGGTTTTGTGTAACGATTTGTACATTTCAGCCGTTGGTTCGTCGTTGGTGACGATCAATCCGTTATCGTCTGCATACAAACGCCATAATTTTTTAAGGAAACCAAATACACCTGTAATTCCTGCGGTATTCCAAGGTTTTGACTGTTCTAACGGACCTAAAAACATTTCGTACAAACGCAAGGTATCTGCACCGTATTCTTCGCAAATATCGTCTGGGTTTACTACGTTGTACCAACGCTTAGACATTTTTTCAACTTCACGCCCAACATAGTACTTTCCGTTCTCTAATATAAACTCTGCTTCTTTGAACTCAGGAATCCAATTCCTTAATCCTTCAATATCAATTTCATCCGAAGCATTTACTAAATTTACATCAACTCGTATTTCTTCAACCTCATAATCGTTTTTAAGATTTTTAGTAACGTATTTATTTGTGCCAGAAACTCTGTAAACAATTGCACTCATTCCCAAAATCATTCCTTGGTTGATTAATTTTTGGAACGGTTCTTCAGTTGGAACCAAGCCTCTGTCTTTTAAAAACTTATTCCAAAAACGTGCATACAATAAATGTCCGGTTGCGTGTTCGCTTCCGCCAATGTATAAATCTACATTTTGCCAGTAATCAATCGCTTCTTTCGATGCCATTTCGTTATCATTATCAGCATCCATATAGCGCAACCAATACCACGAAGAACCTGCCCAACCCGGCATAGTGTTTAATTCTAAAGGAAATATCGTTTCATTATTGATTTTGGTTGTTGCTACAACTTTATTATTTTCGGTATCCCAAGCCCAATTCGTCGCGTTACCTAATGGAGGCTGTCCGTCTTCGGTGGGTAAGTATTTCTCCACTTCAGGTAATTCAATCGGCAAATATTTTGGATCGATCATTTTAGGCAATCCGTTCACGTAATAAACCGGGAAAGGCTCGCCCCAATAACGCTGACGCGAAAAAACAGCATCGCGCAAACGGTAATTTACTTTGGCTTTCCCCTGCCCTATTTCTTCTAATACTTCAATCACTTTTTTAGTCGCTGCTTTGTAATCCATTCCATTTAAAAAATCGGAATTCATCAATTCAAAACCGCTCTTTTCGGTATAAGCTTCTTCAGAAATATCTTTATTAAAAATATTGATGATTTCGGGCATTCCGTTTTGCCCAGCAAAGTGTTTTGCAAACGCATAATCGCGCTCATCGCCACAAGGAACTGCCATCACCGCACCCGTTCCGTAACCTGCCAACACATAATCGCCAATCCAGATTGCCACCGGTTTTTTGGTAAAAGGATGTTCAGCATACGCACCGGTAAACACACCCGAAATGGTTTTAACATCAGCCATACGCTCCCGTTCGGAACGTTTTGAAGTTGCTTCGATATACGCATCAACCGCCGCTTTTTGTTCAGGAGTTGTGATTGCTGCAACCAATTCGTGTTCGGGAGCCAACGTCATGAAATTTACTCCGAAAATAGTATCAGGACGAGTTGTGAAAACCTCTATAAAGTTTTCTTGGTTTAAAGTTTCAGGTTTAAAGTTATCAGTAGAACTTTCAAACTTTGAACTTAAAACTTTAAACGTTACAGACGCACCCACCGATTTTCCAATCCAATTGCGTTGTGCTTCTTTGATCGATTCGCTCCAATCAATGGTTTCTAAACCTTGTAACAAACGCTCTGCATAAGCAGAAATACGCATGCTCCACTGGGTCATTTTTTTACGAATCACCGGATGCCCGCCACGTTCTGAAACACCGTTTACAATTTCATCATTCGCCAAAACCGTTCCCAATGCCGGACACCAGTTCACTTCGGTTTCAGCCAAATAGGTCAATCTATATTTCAATAAGATGCGTTCCTGATCATCATTAGAAAAAGTATTCCATTGATCGGCAGAAAAAAAGTCGATATTTTCATCGGACACCGCATTTACATTTGCATTTCCTTCTTTAGAAAACAAATCGATCAATGTGCAGATACTTTCCGCCTTATCGGTAGTTTTATTGTACCACGAATTAAACAACTGAATGAAAATTCGCTGTGTGTGCTTGTAATATTCCGAATTTGATGTACGCACTTCACGGCTCCAATCAAATGAAAAACCAATTTTATCTAATTGTTCGCGGTAACGTTTAATATTTGTTTCGGTAGTAACCGCCGGGTGTTGCCCGGTTTGAATGGCGTATTGTTCTGCCGGCAAACCAAACGAGTCGTATCCTTGTGGATGCAACACATTGAAGCCTTGATGGCGTTTGTAGCGTGCATAAATATCAGAGGCAATGTATCCAAGTGGATGCCCCACGTGTAACCCCGCACCTGATGGATAAGGAAACATATCTAACACATAATATTTTGGTTTATCGGAATGATTACTTGCTTTAAAAGTATTGTTTTCACTCCAATATTGCTGCCATTTAGCTTCTATTTCGTTTGGATTGTATTTCATTTGTAAGCGATGTTTTTTAACGGATACAAAATTACTTTAATTTATTAACATAACTAAATTTTTGTTGAGCAACCCTAAAAGTATATTCTTGAAGTCTTAAAAGTGAATTAAATATTTAAAAAAAATCACCCTAAAAAGTACACTAATAAAAAAAACTTGTTTATTTTTAGAGAAAAAATATATTTTTGCTTTTATAAAACAGAAACAACAACAGAAATAACAAACAATTATGACAACAACATTCAAATCGATAGCGAAAGAAGATATAGCACATTTAGTTTTTTCATCAAATGATGTATTGACCGATCCGCAAGAAATTTTTCAACGCAAACAAGACTTGGAAAAGGCAATGGCTATGGGAAATACCGATCAGGTAAAGATTGAGATTTTCTTTGAAGACGACAAAGAGCAATTGGTAACCAACACGACTGTTTGGGCGGTTACTCCCGAACATTTAGTACTTAAAAAAGGTGTTACCATTCCGGTAAACAGAATTTACAGAATTATTTAACTTCTAAAATCGATGCGTGTCATCGATTTTTTTATTCACAAAAATGGTTTTATAGGTATTAACATAATTTTAGGTAGCTTTATATTTAAATAGTTTGTTATCTTTACCCATTAAAAAATAAAGTTTATGGCTACAGCGTACGAAAGATATCAAAAGAGAAGGCTAGTATCGTCTTATTTTTCGGTTATTTTAAGTATTTTTTTAGTATTGTTCTTGTTGGGTTCACTGGGAATGTTTGTGATTAATTATGAAAAAATATCCAATAATTTCAAAGAAAACATCCCCATGTCTATCTATTTTAAAGAAGATGTGAATGAAGAACAATTGGCAGCCTATCAAACAGAACTCGATTCTCAAAAATTTATTAAAGACCTCACTTTTGTTCATAAAGATTCTGCTGCAAATGCACACCAAAAAACAATCGGTGAAGATTTTGTAAAATTCTTAGGATTCAATCCGTTGCAACACTCGTTTGATTTGCATTTTAATGGTGCTTATGTAGAAAAAGATTCTATCAAAAACATTGAAATTGGTATTAAAGAAAATCCTTTGGTGGACGAAGTGGTGTATGATGCACAATTGGTCGATTTAGTAAATAAAAACATCCGTACGATTAGTTTTTGGGTGTTAATAATCAGTGGTGTATTTGCTTTTATATCTATTTTATTGATAAACAGTTCGTTGCGATTATCAATTTATTCTAAACGATTCATTATAAAAACCATGCAAATGGTGGGTGCAACAAAAGCATTCATTCGTAAACCTTTTATTTGGACCAGCGTAAAATTGGGAATGATTGGATCTGTATTGGCAATTATCGGTATTTTAGCCCTTACTGCTTATGCCGATAAAAAACTGCCAACTTTAGGTTTAATGGCCGACGCGCAATCTATTGTATTGGTTTGTGGCGCTGTTTTTATTGTAGGAATTATCATCACCTATATCAGTACCTACTTTGCAACCCAACGCTTTTTGAATTTAAAATCAGACGATTTATACCTATAACTTATGGAACATACTACTGAAAAACCATTTTTATTTGGCAAACAAAATTATATTGTATTATTGGCCGGTGTAGCAGTAATTGCATTGGGATTTTTATTAATGGCAGGAGGAAACAGCGATGATCCCAACGTTTTTAATGAAGCGGTGTTTAGCTCTCGAAGAATTCATTTAGCGCCAGCCGTAATATTTATTGGTTTTGGAATTTGTATTTATTCGATATTCAAAAAGCCATCAAAAAAATCAAAAAACTTTTAAATGGATTTATTACAAGCCATTATCATTGCAATTATTGAAGGATTAACCGAATATTTGCCTATATCATCTACCGCCCACATGGGTTTCACCGCAGCTCTTCTAGGAATGGAAGAGTCTGAATTTTTAAAAATGTTTCAAGTTTCGATTCAATTCGGAGCCATTTTAGCAGTGGTGGTGCTGTATTGGAGAAAATTTTTCGATTTTAGCAACCTTAATTTTTTCTACAAATTAGCTTTTGCAATTATTCCTGCTTTGGGATTAGGTTATTTGTTAGATGAAAAAATAGAAGCTGTTTTGGGCAACCAAATTGCCATTTCAACCGTTTTAGTTTTAGGTGGAGTGGTTCTGATTTTTGTAGATCGCTGGTTTAAATCACCAAAAATTCACAACGAAAAAGAAATCACTTTTAAAACCGCAATCACCATTGGTTTTTGGCAATGCTTGGCAATGATGCCCGGAACATCACGCTCGGCAGCATCAATTATTGGTGGAATGACGCAAGGTTTAAGCAGAAAAGCAGCTGCAGAATTTTCGTTCTTTTTGGCTGTTCCCACCATGTTGGCCGTAACGGTTTATTCCATCTTTGTAAAAACTTGGGGCAAAGGAACGGCTGCTGAAATGAAAGGTTACGAAATGATTTTGCAAGATCAAAACCACATTAATTTGTTCTTAATAGGCAATGTGGTGGCATTTATCACCGCTTTGATTGCTGTGAAAACATTTATTGCGGTGCTTACCAAATATGGTTTTAAGTTTTGGGGTTGGTACCGAATTGTTATTGGTATTGTATTGTTAATTTATTTCTAC containing:
- the leuS gene encoding leucine--tRNA ligase; its protein translation is MKYNPNEIEAKWQQYWSENNTFKASNHSDKPKYYVLDMFPYPSGAGLHVGHPLGYIASDIYARYKRHQGFNVLHPQGYDSFGLPAEQYAIQTGQHPAVTTETNIKRYREQLDKIGFSFDWSREVRTSNSEYYKHTQRIFIQLFNSWYNKTTDKAESICTLIDLFSKEGNANVNAVSDENIDFFSADQWNTFSNDDQERILLKYRLTYLAETEVNWCPALGTVLANDEIVNGVSERGGHPVIRKKMTQWSMRISAYAERLLQGLETIDWSESIKEAQRNWIGKSVGASVTFKVLSSKFESSTDNFKPETLNQENFIEVFTTRPDTIFGVNFMTLAPEHELVAAITTPEQKAAVDAYIEATSKRSERERMADVKTISGVFTGAYAEHPFTKKPVAIWIGDYVLAGYGTGAVMAVPCGDERDYAFAKHFAGQNGMPEIINIFNKDISEEAYTEKSGFELMNSDFLNGMDYKAATKKVIEVLEEIGQGKAKVNYRLRDAVFSRQRYWGEPFPVYYVNGLPKMIDPKYLPIELPEVEKYLPTEDGQPPLGNATNWAWDTENNKVVATTKINNETIFPLELNTMPGWAGSSWYWLRYMDADNDNEMASKEAIDYWQNVDLYIGGSEHATGHLLYARFWNKFLKDRGLVPTEEPFQKLINQGMILGMSAIVYRVSGTNKYVTKNLKNDYEVEEIRVDVNLVNASDEIDIEGLRNWIPEFKEAEFILENGKYYVGREVEKMSKRWYNVVNPDDICEEYGADTLRLYEMFLGPLEQSKPWNTAGITGVFGFLKKLWRLYADDNGLIVTNDEPTAEMYKSLHKTIKKVTEDIENFSFNTSVSQFMICVNELQQQKCHHRAILEPLAIVISPYAPHIAEELWNMLGHTESISQQAFPKFEEKYLIESSKEYPVSFNGKMRFKIELPLDLTAAQIEEIIMNDERTQAQLQGKTPKKVIIVPGKIINLVG
- a CDS encoding cell division protein FtsX gives rise to the protein MATAYERYQKRRLVSSYFSVILSIFLVLFLLGSLGMFVINYEKISNNFKENIPMSIYFKEDVNEEQLAAYQTELDSQKFIKDLTFVHKDSAANAHQKTIGEDFVKFLGFNPLQHSFDLHFNGAYVEKDSIKNIEIGIKENPLVDEVVYDAQLVDLVNKNIRTISFWVLIISGVFAFISILLINSSLRLSIYSKRFIIKTMQMVGATKAFIRKPFIWTSVKLGMIGSVLAIIGILALTAYADKKLPTLGLMADAQSIVLVCGAVFIVGIIITYISTYFATQRFLNLKSDDLYL
- a CDS encoding DUF3098 domain-containing protein, giving the protein MEHTTEKPFLFGKQNYIVLLAGVAVIALGFLLMAGGNSDDPNVFNEAVFSSRRIHLAPAVIFIGFGICIYSIFKKPSKKSKNF
- a CDS encoding undecaprenyl-diphosphate phosphatase, with translation MDLLQAIIIAIIEGLTEYLPISSTAHMGFTAALLGMEESEFLKMFQVSIQFGAILAVVVLYWRKFFDFSNLNFFYKLAFAIIPALGLGYLLDEKIEAVLGNQIAISTVLVLGGVVLIFVDRWFKSPKIHNEKEITFKTAITIGFWQCLAMMPGTSRSAASIIGGMTQGLSRKAAAEFSFFLAVPTMLAVTVYSIFVKTWGKGTAAEMKGYEMILQDQNHINLFLIGNVVAFITALIAVKTFIAVLTKYGFKFWGWYRIVIGIVLLIYFYTK